A single Glycine soja cultivar W05 chromosome 14, ASM419377v2, whole genome shotgun sequence DNA region contains:
- the LOC114384737 gene encoding ribonuclease E/G-like protein, chloroplastic isoform X6, with product MEPLHRGNISSRATLYIFPEQSGLTDDGRIESPLENDVLKFETLLLEDQLLYNNDDMVIANDKDFQSTNVLSENYQPVEEPWLHSFCSVVSNNKMESNVSETGDTAKEKVKLADREQLLLEESSNIMSKDSFSTIILINSSICTMQRIAVLEDEKLVELLLEPVKSNVQCDSVYVGVVTKLVPHMGGAFVSIGNSRSAFMDIKQNKEPFIFPPFRQRTKKQEIDLEGKNDHTSHVIDVSDGTSDINSEDGCLKSVHNDYDEHEGDDDFYISEVLKENVNGSMVDDEVEADFEDDIEGSDVHIEGETNNSSLLLGMNGSVTSHILQTKDTKKATHVTSGENKWIQVRKGTKVIVQVVKEDLGTKGPTLTAYPKLKSRFWVLIACCDKIGVSKKISGVERTRLKVIAKTLQPEGFGLTVRTVAAGHSFEELQKDLEGLLSTWKNIMEHAKSAALAADEGVEGAVPVILHRAMGQTLSVVQDYFNENVKKMVVDSPRTFHEVTNYLQEIAPDLCDRVELYDKKVPLFDEFNIEGEIDNILSKRVPLANGGSLIIEQTEALVSIDVNGGHGMLGHGNSQQQAILDVNLAAAKQIARELRLRDIGGIIVVDFIDMTDEANKRLVYEEVKKAIERDRSMVKVSELSRHGLMEITRKRVRPSVTFMISEPCACCHATGRVEALETSFSKIEQQICRLLATMDHKADPEKPKLWPKFILRVDHRMCEYLTSGKKTRLATLSSSLKVWILLKVARGFIRGSFEVKPFTDDKVEKNQHKVAISMLRSSEARTKTPGQNVTLVQVKKSKARGK from the exons ATGGAGCCCCTTCACAGAGGAAACATATCTTCTAGAGCAACCCTCTATATCTTTCCTGAGCAAAG TGGTTTGACAGATGATGGAAGGATTGAGAGTCCCCTTGAAAATGACGTCCTAAAGTTCGAGACACTCCTCTTGGAAGATCAATTACTCTACAACAATGATGACATGGTGATTGCGAATGACAAGGATTTCCAGTCTACTAATGTTCTTTCTGAGAATTACCAGCCTGTTGAGGAACCCTGGCTACATTCATTCTGTTCCGTTGTCTCTAACAATAAAATGGAATCAAATGTTTCTGAAACTGGTGACACTGCAAAAGAGAAGGTGAAGCTGGCAGATAGAGAACAGTTGTTACTTGAAGAAAGTAGTAATATAATGTCAAAAGACTCCTTTTCCACCATTATTCTAATTAACTCATCAATATGTACCATGCAAAGAATTGCAGTACTGGAGGATGAAAAATTGGTTGAATTATTGTTGGAACCAGTCAAGAGTAATGTGCAATGTGATAGTGTATATGTTGGGGTGGTCACAAAGCTTGTTCCTCATATGGGTGGGGCTTTTGTAAGTATTGGGAATTCTAGATCTGCTTTTATGGATATTAAGCAAAATAAGGAGCCATTTATATTCCCTCCATTTCGTCAAaggacaaagaaacaagaaatcgATCTCGAGGGAAAAAATGATCACACGTCTCATGTTATTGATGTATCTGATGGAACATCAGACATAAATTCTGAGGATGGTTGTTTAAAATCTGTACACAATGACTATGATGAGCATGAAGGAGatgatgatttttatatttcagaAGTTCTTAAGGAGAATGTGAATGGTAGCATGGTTGATGATGAAGTGGAAGCTGACTTTGAAGATGATATAGAGGGAAGTGATGTCCATATAGAAGGAGAAACAAATAACAGTTCTCTTCTTCTTGGCATGAATGGGTCTGTCACCTCTCATATTTTGCAAACAAAAGATACAAAGAAAGCAACCCATGTGACTTCTGGAGAAAATAAATGGATCCAAGTTCGCAAGGGAACCAAAGTAATTGTCCAAGTTGTCAAAGAGGACCTTGGTACAAAGGGTCCCACTCTGACTGCTTATCCTAAACTAAAGAGTAGATTCTGG GTTCTGATtgcatgttgtgataaaattggAGTCTCTAAAAAGATTTCCGGTGTTGAGCGCACGAGGTTGAAAGTTATAGCGAAGACATTGCAGCCTGAGGGTTTTGGCCTAACTGTAAGAACTGTTGCTGCTGGTCATTCTTTTGAGGAACTGCAGAAAGACTTGGAAGGCTTGCTTTCAACATGGAAAAATATAATGGAACATGCAAAGTCTGCTGCTCTTGCTGCTGATGAAGGGGTGGAAGGAGCTGTTCCTGTAATTTTGCACAGGGCAATGGGTCAGACTCTCTCAGTGGTCCAGGATTATTTCAATGAAAAT GTTAAGAAAATGGTGGTCGACTCCCCAAGGACATTTCATGAG gTGACCAATTACCTTCAAGAAATTGCCCCTGATCTTTGTGATCGAGTTGAACTATATGATAAAAAAGTTCCCTTGTTCGATGAATTCAACATTGAAGGAGAGATAGACAATATCCTCAGCAAAAG GGTTCCACTTGCTAATGGAGGTTCTTTAATCATTGAACAAACTGAGGCACTAGTTTCTATTGATGTAAATGGAGGGCACGGGATGCTTGGTCATGGAAATTCCCAACAGCAAGCTATTCTAGATGTCAATCTTGCCGCTGCAAAACAA ATTGCAAGGGAGTTGCGACTACGGGATATTGGAGGCATCATTGTGGTAGATTTCATTGATATGACAGATGAGG CAAATAAAAGATTGGTCTATGAAGAAGTCAAGAAAGCCATTGAGAGAGATAGATCAATGGTGAAGGTCTCTGAATTGTCTAGACATGGACTTATGGAAATAACTCGAAAAAGG GTTCGACCAAGCGTGACATTCATGATTAGTGAACCATGTGCTTGTTGCCATGCCACAGGCAGGGTGGAAGCTTTAGAGACATCCTTCTCAAAGATTGAACAGCAAATCTGTCGGCTTCTT GCAACAATGGACCATAAGGCAGACCCTGAAAAACCCAAGTTGTGGCCAAAATTTATTCTGAGGGTTGACCATCGTATGTGTGAGTACCTGACTTCAGGGAAAAAGACAAGACTTGCAACATTGAGCAGTTCTCTCAAAGTTTGGATTCTCTTGAAG GTTGCCAGAGGGTTCATTAGAGGATCGTTCGAGGTCAAACCATTTACAGATGACAAGGTGGAAAAAAATCAGCATAAAGTTGCCATTTCAATGTTAAGATCCTCAGAGGCCAGAACCAAAACGCCTGGTCAAAATGTGACTCttgttcaagtaaaaaaatcaaaggcTAGGGGAAAATAA
- the LOC114384737 gene encoding ribonuclease E/G-like protein, chloroplastic isoform X4, which produces MAVLLSPTEHANIWKAEFQIAFGLNFKYNYFIKGKFGSSSDVLWRPGPAFSLSVPLTVLEDNKIVVRDSWIRSDSQMSSAHAWSPFTEETYLLEQPSISFLSKDDGRIESPLENDVLKFETLLLEDQLLYNNDDMVIANDKDFQSTNVLSENYQPVEEPWLHSFCSVVSNNKMESNVSETGDTAKEKVKLADREQLLLEESSNIMSKDSFSTIILINSSICTMQRIAVLEDEKLVELLLEPVKSNVQCDSVYVGVVTKLVPHMGGAFVSIGNSRSAFMDIKQNKEPFIFPPFRQRTKKQEIDLEGKNDHTSHVIDVSDGTSDINSEDGCLKSVHNDYDEHEGDDDFYISEVLKENVNGSMVDDEVEADFEDDIEGSDVHIEGETNNSSLLLGMNGSVTSHILQTKDTKKATHVTSGENKWIQVRKGTKVIVQVVKEDLGTKGPTLTAYPKLKSRFWVLIACCDKIGVSKKISGVERTRLKVIAKTLQPEGFGLTVRTVAAGHSFEELQKDLEGLLSTWKNIMEHAKSAALAADEGVEGAVPVILHRAMGQTLSVVQDYFNENVKKMVVDSPRTFHEVTNYLQEIAPDLCDRVELYDKKVPLFDEFNIEGEIDNILSKRVPLANGGSLIIEQTEALVSIDVNGGHGMLGHGNSQQQAILDVNLAAAKQIARELRLRDIGGIIVVDFIDMTDEANKRLVYEEVKKAIERDRSMVKVSELSRHGLMEITRKRVRPSVTFMISEPCACCHATGRVEALETSFSKIEQQICRLLATMDHKADPEKPKLWPKFILRVDHRMCEYLTSGKKTRLATLSSSLKVWILLKVARGFIRGSFEVKPFTDDKVEKNQHKVAISMLRSSEARTKTPGQNVTLVQVKKSKARGK; this is translated from the exons ATGGCTGTACTATTGTCTCCTACAGAGCATGCAAACATATGGAAAGCTGAATTTCAG ATTGCTTTTGGCTtgaactttaaatataattatttcattaagggaAAGTTTGGGTCCTCAAGTGATGTTCTTTGGAGGCCTGGACCAGCTTTTTCTCTGTCAGTACCTCTTACGGTCCTTGAAGACAATAAAATTGTGGTCAGGGATTCATGGATTAGGTCTGATTCCCAGATGTCTTCAGCTCATGCATGGAGCCCCTTCACAGAGGAAACATATCTTCTAGAGCAACCCTCTATATCTTTCCTGAGCAAAG ATGATGGAAGGATTGAGAGTCCCCTTGAAAATGACGTCCTAAAGTTCGAGACACTCCTCTTGGAAGATCAATTACTCTACAACAATGATGACATGGTGATTGCGAATGACAAGGATTTCCAGTCTACTAATGTTCTTTCTGAGAATTACCAGCCTGTTGAGGAACCCTGGCTACATTCATTCTGTTCCGTTGTCTCTAACAATAAAATGGAATCAAATGTTTCTGAAACTGGTGACACTGCAAAAGAGAAGGTGAAGCTGGCAGATAGAGAACAGTTGTTACTTGAAGAAAGTAGTAATATAATGTCAAAAGACTCCTTTTCCACCATTATTCTAATTAACTCATCAATATGTACCATGCAAAGAATTGCAGTACTGGAGGATGAAAAATTGGTTGAATTATTGTTGGAACCAGTCAAGAGTAATGTGCAATGTGATAGTGTATATGTTGGGGTGGTCACAAAGCTTGTTCCTCATATGGGTGGGGCTTTTGTAAGTATTGGGAATTCTAGATCTGCTTTTATGGATATTAAGCAAAATAAGGAGCCATTTATATTCCCTCCATTTCGTCAAaggacaaagaaacaagaaatcgATCTCGAGGGAAAAAATGATCACACGTCTCATGTTATTGATGTATCTGATGGAACATCAGACATAAATTCTGAGGATGGTTGTTTAAAATCTGTACACAATGACTATGATGAGCATGAAGGAGatgatgatttttatatttcagaAGTTCTTAAGGAGAATGTGAATGGTAGCATGGTTGATGATGAAGTGGAAGCTGACTTTGAAGATGATATAGAGGGAAGTGATGTCCATATAGAAGGAGAAACAAATAACAGTTCTCTTCTTCTTGGCATGAATGGGTCTGTCACCTCTCATATTTTGCAAACAAAAGATACAAAGAAAGCAACCCATGTGACTTCTGGAGAAAATAAATGGATCCAAGTTCGCAAGGGAACCAAAGTAATTGTCCAAGTTGTCAAAGAGGACCTTGGTACAAAGGGTCCCACTCTGACTGCTTATCCTAAACTAAAGAGTAGATTCTGG GTTCTGATtgcatgttgtgataaaattggAGTCTCTAAAAAGATTTCCGGTGTTGAGCGCACGAGGTTGAAAGTTATAGCGAAGACATTGCAGCCTGAGGGTTTTGGCCTAACTGTAAGAACTGTTGCTGCTGGTCATTCTTTTGAGGAACTGCAGAAAGACTTGGAAGGCTTGCTTTCAACATGGAAAAATATAATGGAACATGCAAAGTCTGCTGCTCTTGCTGCTGATGAAGGGGTGGAAGGAGCTGTTCCTGTAATTTTGCACAGGGCAATGGGTCAGACTCTCTCAGTGGTCCAGGATTATTTCAATGAAAAT GTTAAGAAAATGGTGGTCGACTCCCCAAGGACATTTCATGAG gTGACCAATTACCTTCAAGAAATTGCCCCTGATCTTTGTGATCGAGTTGAACTATATGATAAAAAAGTTCCCTTGTTCGATGAATTCAACATTGAAGGAGAGATAGACAATATCCTCAGCAAAAG GGTTCCACTTGCTAATGGAGGTTCTTTAATCATTGAACAAACTGAGGCACTAGTTTCTATTGATGTAAATGGAGGGCACGGGATGCTTGGTCATGGAAATTCCCAACAGCAAGCTATTCTAGATGTCAATCTTGCCGCTGCAAAACAA ATTGCAAGGGAGTTGCGACTACGGGATATTGGAGGCATCATTGTGGTAGATTTCATTGATATGACAGATGAGG CAAATAAAAGATTGGTCTATGAAGAAGTCAAGAAAGCCATTGAGAGAGATAGATCAATGGTGAAGGTCTCTGAATTGTCTAGACATGGACTTATGGAAATAACTCGAAAAAGG GTTCGACCAAGCGTGACATTCATGATTAGTGAACCATGTGCTTGTTGCCATGCCACAGGCAGGGTGGAAGCTTTAGAGACATCCTTCTCAAAGATTGAACAGCAAATCTGTCGGCTTCTT GCAACAATGGACCATAAGGCAGACCCTGAAAAACCCAAGTTGTGGCCAAAATTTATTCTGAGGGTTGACCATCGTATGTGTGAGTACCTGACTTCAGGGAAAAAGACAAGACTTGCAACATTGAGCAGTTCTCTCAAAGTTTGGATTCTCTTGAAG GTTGCCAGAGGGTTCATTAGAGGATCGTTCGAGGTCAAACCATTTACAGATGACAAGGTGGAAAAAAATCAGCATAAAGTTGCCATTTCAATGTTAAGATCCTCAGAGGCCAGAACCAAAACGCCTGGTCAAAATGTGACTCttgttcaagtaaaaaaatcaaaggcTAGGGGAAAATAA
- the LOC114384737 gene encoding ribonuclease E/G-like protein, chloroplastic isoform X1: protein MAELGFSHPHHLFRPNAPFIIPPKRWETESSGWKWSLDEKRHICHQYHVPLHSVFRLMYCMKNHKSVRSLAALSTEKGKSATSVDELCKIIWTVEADLEDGHLLFITGDPAVLGCWKPNMAVLLSPTEHANIWKAEFQIAFGLNFKYNYFIKGKFGSSSDVLWRPGPAFSLSVPLTVLEDNKIVVRDSWIRSDSQMSSAHAWSPFTEETYLLEQPSISFLSKDDGRIESPLENDVLKFETLLLEDQLLYNNDDMVIANDKDFQSTNVLSENYQPVEEPWLHSFCSVVSNNKMESNVSETGDTAKEKVKLADREQLLLEESSNIMSKDSFSTIILINSSICTMQRIAVLEDEKLVELLLEPVKSNVQCDSVYVGVVTKLVPHMGGAFVSIGNSRSAFMDIKQNKEPFIFPPFRQRTKKQEIDLEGKNDHTSHVIDVSDGTSDINSEDGCLKSVHNDYDEHEGDDDFYISEVLKENVNGSMVDDEVEADFEDDIEGSDVHIEGETNNSSLLLGMNGSVTSHILQTKDTKKATHVTSGENKWIQVRKGTKVIVQVVKEDLGTKGPTLTAYPKLKSRFWVLIACCDKIGVSKKISGVERTRLKVIAKTLQPEGFGLTVRTVAAGHSFEELQKDLEGLLSTWKNIMEHAKSAALAADEGVEGAVPVILHRAMGQTLSVVQDYFNENVKKMVVDSPRTFHEVTNYLQEIAPDLCDRVELYDKKVPLFDEFNIEGEIDNILSKRVPLANGGSLIIEQTEALVSIDVNGGHGMLGHGNSQQQAILDVNLAAAKQIARELRLRDIGGIIVVDFIDMTDEANKRLVYEEVKKAIERDRSMVKVSELSRHGLMEITRKRVRPSVTFMISEPCACCHATGRVEALETSFSKIEQQICRLLATMDHKADPEKPKLWPKFILRVDHRMCEYLTSGKKTRLATLSSSLKVWILLKVARGFIRGSFEVKPFTDDKVEKNQHKVAISMLRSSEARTKTPGQNVTLVQVKKSKARGK, encoded by the exons atggcCGAACTTGGTTTTTCGCACCCCCATCACCTTTTTCGCCCCAATGCTCCCTTCATTATCCCACCCAAGAG GTGGGAAACAGAAAGCAGCGGATGGAAATGGAGTTTAGATGAAAAAAG ACACATATGCCATCAATATCATGTACCACTGCACAGTGTATTTCGATTGATGTACTGTATGAAGAACCATAAATCAGTCAGAAGTTTAGCTGCATTATCAACAGAGAAAG GAAAGTCAGCTACTAGTGTTGATGAGTTATGCAAGATCATTTGGACTGTGGAAGCAGATTTAGAAGATGGTCACCTACTGTTCATAACTGGTGATCCTGCTGTATTAGGCTGCTGGAAACCAAACATGGCTGTACTATTGTCTCCTACAGAGCATGCAAACATATGGAAAGCTGAATTTCAG ATTGCTTTTGGCTtgaactttaaatataattatttcattaagggaAAGTTTGGGTCCTCAAGTGATGTTCTTTGGAGGCCTGGACCAGCTTTTTCTCTGTCAGTACCTCTTACGGTCCTTGAAGACAATAAAATTGTGGTCAGGGATTCATGGATTAGGTCTGATTCCCAGATGTCTTCAGCTCATGCATGGAGCCCCTTCACAGAGGAAACATATCTTCTAGAGCAACCCTCTATATCTTTCCTGAGCAAAG ATGATGGAAGGATTGAGAGTCCCCTTGAAAATGACGTCCTAAAGTTCGAGACACTCCTCTTGGAAGATCAATTACTCTACAACAATGATGACATGGTGATTGCGAATGACAAGGATTTCCAGTCTACTAATGTTCTTTCTGAGAATTACCAGCCTGTTGAGGAACCCTGGCTACATTCATTCTGTTCCGTTGTCTCTAACAATAAAATGGAATCAAATGTTTCTGAAACTGGTGACACTGCAAAAGAGAAGGTGAAGCTGGCAGATAGAGAACAGTTGTTACTTGAAGAAAGTAGTAATATAATGTCAAAAGACTCCTTTTCCACCATTATTCTAATTAACTCATCAATATGTACCATGCAAAGAATTGCAGTACTGGAGGATGAAAAATTGGTTGAATTATTGTTGGAACCAGTCAAGAGTAATGTGCAATGTGATAGTGTATATGTTGGGGTGGTCACAAAGCTTGTTCCTCATATGGGTGGGGCTTTTGTAAGTATTGGGAATTCTAGATCTGCTTTTATGGATATTAAGCAAAATAAGGAGCCATTTATATTCCCTCCATTTCGTCAAaggacaaagaaacaagaaatcgATCTCGAGGGAAAAAATGATCACACGTCTCATGTTATTGATGTATCTGATGGAACATCAGACATAAATTCTGAGGATGGTTGTTTAAAATCTGTACACAATGACTATGATGAGCATGAAGGAGatgatgatttttatatttcagaAGTTCTTAAGGAGAATGTGAATGGTAGCATGGTTGATGATGAAGTGGAAGCTGACTTTGAAGATGATATAGAGGGAAGTGATGTCCATATAGAAGGAGAAACAAATAACAGTTCTCTTCTTCTTGGCATGAATGGGTCTGTCACCTCTCATATTTTGCAAACAAAAGATACAAAGAAAGCAACCCATGTGACTTCTGGAGAAAATAAATGGATCCAAGTTCGCAAGGGAACCAAAGTAATTGTCCAAGTTGTCAAAGAGGACCTTGGTACAAAGGGTCCCACTCTGACTGCTTATCCTAAACTAAAGAGTAGATTCTGG GTTCTGATtgcatgttgtgataaaattggAGTCTCTAAAAAGATTTCCGGTGTTGAGCGCACGAGGTTGAAAGTTATAGCGAAGACATTGCAGCCTGAGGGTTTTGGCCTAACTGTAAGAACTGTTGCTGCTGGTCATTCTTTTGAGGAACTGCAGAAAGACTTGGAAGGCTTGCTTTCAACATGGAAAAATATAATGGAACATGCAAAGTCTGCTGCTCTTGCTGCTGATGAAGGGGTGGAAGGAGCTGTTCCTGTAATTTTGCACAGGGCAATGGGTCAGACTCTCTCAGTGGTCCAGGATTATTTCAATGAAAAT GTTAAGAAAATGGTGGTCGACTCCCCAAGGACATTTCATGAG gTGACCAATTACCTTCAAGAAATTGCCCCTGATCTTTGTGATCGAGTTGAACTATATGATAAAAAAGTTCCCTTGTTCGATGAATTCAACATTGAAGGAGAGATAGACAATATCCTCAGCAAAAG GGTTCCACTTGCTAATGGAGGTTCTTTAATCATTGAACAAACTGAGGCACTAGTTTCTATTGATGTAAATGGAGGGCACGGGATGCTTGGTCATGGAAATTCCCAACAGCAAGCTATTCTAGATGTCAATCTTGCCGCTGCAAAACAA ATTGCAAGGGAGTTGCGACTACGGGATATTGGAGGCATCATTGTGGTAGATTTCATTGATATGACAGATGAGG CAAATAAAAGATTGGTCTATGAAGAAGTCAAGAAAGCCATTGAGAGAGATAGATCAATGGTGAAGGTCTCTGAATTGTCTAGACATGGACTTATGGAAATAACTCGAAAAAGG GTTCGACCAAGCGTGACATTCATGATTAGTGAACCATGTGCTTGTTGCCATGCCACAGGCAGGGTGGAAGCTTTAGAGACATCCTTCTCAAAGATTGAACAGCAAATCTGTCGGCTTCTT GCAACAATGGACCATAAGGCAGACCCTGAAAAACCCAAGTTGTGGCCAAAATTTATTCTGAGGGTTGACCATCGTATGTGTGAGTACCTGACTTCAGGGAAAAAGACAAGACTTGCAACATTGAGCAGTTCTCTCAAAGTTTGGATTCTCTTGAAG GTTGCCAGAGGGTTCATTAGAGGATCGTTCGAGGTCAAACCATTTACAGATGACAAGGTGGAAAAAAATCAGCATAAAGTTGCCATTTCAATGTTAAGATCCTCAGAGGCCAGAACCAAAACGCCTGGTCAAAATGTGACTCttgttcaagtaaaaaaatcaaaggcTAGGGGAAAATAA
- the LOC114384737 gene encoding ribonuclease E/G-like protein, chloroplastic isoform X2 — protein MAELGFSHPHHLFRPNAPFIIPPKRHICHQYHVPLHSVFRLMYCMKNHKSVRSLAALSTEKGKSATSVDELCKIIWTVEADLEDGHLLFITGDPAVLGCWKPNMAVLLSPTEHANIWKAEFQIAFGLNFKYNYFIKGKFGSSSDVLWRPGPAFSLSVPLTVLEDNKIVVRDSWIRSDSQMSSAHAWSPFTEETYLLEQPSISFLSKDDGRIESPLENDVLKFETLLLEDQLLYNNDDMVIANDKDFQSTNVLSENYQPVEEPWLHSFCSVVSNNKMESNVSETGDTAKEKVKLADREQLLLEESSNIMSKDSFSTIILINSSICTMQRIAVLEDEKLVELLLEPVKSNVQCDSVYVGVVTKLVPHMGGAFVSIGNSRSAFMDIKQNKEPFIFPPFRQRTKKQEIDLEGKNDHTSHVIDVSDGTSDINSEDGCLKSVHNDYDEHEGDDDFYISEVLKENVNGSMVDDEVEADFEDDIEGSDVHIEGETNNSSLLLGMNGSVTSHILQTKDTKKATHVTSGENKWIQVRKGTKVIVQVVKEDLGTKGPTLTAYPKLKSRFWVLIACCDKIGVSKKISGVERTRLKVIAKTLQPEGFGLTVRTVAAGHSFEELQKDLEGLLSTWKNIMEHAKSAALAADEGVEGAVPVILHRAMGQTLSVVQDYFNENVKKMVVDSPRTFHEVTNYLQEIAPDLCDRVELYDKKVPLFDEFNIEGEIDNILSKRVPLANGGSLIIEQTEALVSIDVNGGHGMLGHGNSQQQAILDVNLAAAKQIARELRLRDIGGIIVVDFIDMTDEANKRLVYEEVKKAIERDRSMVKVSELSRHGLMEITRKRVRPSVTFMISEPCACCHATGRVEALETSFSKIEQQICRLLATMDHKADPEKPKLWPKFILRVDHRMCEYLTSGKKTRLATLSSSLKVWILLKVARGFIRGSFEVKPFTDDKVEKNQHKVAISMLRSSEARTKTPGQNVTLVQVKKSKARGK, from the exons atggcCGAACTTGGTTTTTCGCACCCCCATCACCTTTTTCGCCCCAATGCTCCCTTCATTATCCCACCCAAGAG ACACATATGCCATCAATATCATGTACCACTGCACAGTGTATTTCGATTGATGTACTGTATGAAGAACCATAAATCAGTCAGAAGTTTAGCTGCATTATCAACAGAGAAAG GAAAGTCAGCTACTAGTGTTGATGAGTTATGCAAGATCATTTGGACTGTGGAAGCAGATTTAGAAGATGGTCACCTACTGTTCATAACTGGTGATCCTGCTGTATTAGGCTGCTGGAAACCAAACATGGCTGTACTATTGTCTCCTACAGAGCATGCAAACATATGGAAAGCTGAATTTCAG ATTGCTTTTGGCTtgaactttaaatataattatttcattaagggaAAGTTTGGGTCCTCAAGTGATGTTCTTTGGAGGCCTGGACCAGCTTTTTCTCTGTCAGTACCTCTTACGGTCCTTGAAGACAATAAAATTGTGGTCAGGGATTCATGGATTAGGTCTGATTCCCAGATGTCTTCAGCTCATGCATGGAGCCCCTTCACAGAGGAAACATATCTTCTAGAGCAACCCTCTATATCTTTCCTGAGCAAAG ATGATGGAAGGATTGAGAGTCCCCTTGAAAATGACGTCCTAAAGTTCGAGACACTCCTCTTGGAAGATCAATTACTCTACAACAATGATGACATGGTGATTGCGAATGACAAGGATTTCCAGTCTACTAATGTTCTTTCTGAGAATTACCAGCCTGTTGAGGAACCCTGGCTACATTCATTCTGTTCCGTTGTCTCTAACAATAAAATGGAATCAAATGTTTCTGAAACTGGTGACACTGCAAAAGAGAAGGTGAAGCTGGCAGATAGAGAACAGTTGTTACTTGAAGAAAGTAGTAATATAATGTCAAAAGACTCCTTTTCCACCATTATTCTAATTAACTCATCAATATGTACCATGCAAAGAATTGCAGTACTGGAGGATGAAAAATTGGTTGAATTATTGTTGGAACCAGTCAAGAGTAATGTGCAATGTGATAGTGTATATGTTGGGGTGGTCACAAAGCTTGTTCCTCATATGGGTGGGGCTTTTGTAAGTATTGGGAATTCTAGATCTGCTTTTATGGATATTAAGCAAAATAAGGAGCCATTTATATTCCCTCCATTTCGTCAAaggacaaagaaacaagaaatcgATCTCGAGGGAAAAAATGATCACACGTCTCATGTTATTGATGTATCTGATGGAACATCAGACATAAATTCTGAGGATGGTTGTTTAAAATCTGTACACAATGACTATGATGAGCATGAAGGAGatgatgatttttatatttcagaAGTTCTTAAGGAGAATGTGAATGGTAGCATGGTTGATGATGAAGTGGAAGCTGACTTTGAAGATGATATAGAGGGAAGTGATGTCCATATAGAAGGAGAAACAAATAACAGTTCTCTTCTTCTTGGCATGAATGGGTCTGTCACCTCTCATATTTTGCAAACAAAAGATACAAAGAAAGCAACCCATGTGACTTCTGGAGAAAATAAATGGATCCAAGTTCGCAAGGGAACCAAAGTAATTGTCCAAGTTGTCAAAGAGGACCTTGGTACAAAGGGTCCCACTCTGACTGCTTATCCTAAACTAAAGAGTAGATTCTGG GTTCTGATtgcatgttgtgataaaattggAGTCTCTAAAAAGATTTCCGGTGTTGAGCGCACGAGGTTGAAAGTTATAGCGAAGACATTGCAGCCTGAGGGTTTTGGCCTAACTGTAAGAACTGTTGCTGCTGGTCATTCTTTTGAGGAACTGCAGAAAGACTTGGAAGGCTTGCTTTCAACATGGAAAAATATAATGGAACATGCAAAGTCTGCTGCTCTTGCTGCTGATGAAGGGGTGGAAGGAGCTGTTCCTGTAATTTTGCACAGGGCAATGGGTCAGACTCTCTCAGTGGTCCAGGATTATTTCAATGAAAAT GTTAAGAAAATGGTGGTCGACTCCCCAAGGACATTTCATGAG gTGACCAATTACCTTCAAGAAATTGCCCCTGATCTTTGTGATCGAGTTGAACTATATGATAAAAAAGTTCCCTTGTTCGATGAATTCAACATTGAAGGAGAGATAGACAATATCCTCAGCAAAAG GGTTCCACTTGCTAATGGAGGTTCTTTAATCATTGAACAAACTGAGGCACTAGTTTCTATTGATGTAAATGGAGGGCACGGGATGCTTGGTCATGGAAATTCCCAACAGCAAGCTATTCTAGATGTCAATCTTGCCGCTGCAAAACAA ATTGCAAGGGAGTTGCGACTACGGGATATTGGAGGCATCATTGTGGTAGATTTCATTGATATGACAGATGAGG CAAATAAAAGATTGGTCTATGAAGAAGTCAAGAAAGCCATTGAGAGAGATAGATCAATGGTGAAGGTCTCTGAATTGTCTAGACATGGACTTATGGAAATAACTCGAAAAAGG GTTCGACCAAGCGTGACATTCATGATTAGTGAACCATGTGCTTGTTGCCATGCCACAGGCAGGGTGGAAGCTTTAGAGACATCCTTCTCAAAGATTGAACAGCAAATCTGTCGGCTTCTT GCAACAATGGACCATAAGGCAGACCCTGAAAAACCCAAGTTGTGGCCAAAATTTATTCTGAGGGTTGACCATCGTATGTGTGAGTACCTGACTTCAGGGAAAAAGACAAGACTTGCAACATTGAGCAGTTCTCTCAAAGTTTGGATTCTCTTGAAG GTTGCCAGAGGGTTCATTAGAGGATCGTTCGAGGTCAAACCATTTACAGATGACAAGGTGGAAAAAAATCAGCATAAAGTTGCCATTTCAATGTTAAGATCCTCAGAGGCCAGAACCAAAACGCCTGGTCAAAATGTGACTCttgttcaagtaaaaaaatcaaaggcTAGGGGAAAATAA